From the unidentified bacterial endosymbiont genome, one window contains:
- the flgL gene encoding flagellar hook-associated protein FlgL, with protein sequence MRISTQMMYEQSMRGVTNSQSLWLSYGEQMSTGKRVNRPSDDPIAASQAVVLSQAQAQNSQYALARSFATTKVSLEENVLSQVTTAIQSAQEKIVNAGNGTLSDDDRASLATNLQGIRDQLMNLANSTDGNGRYIFAGYKTEAAAFDQTTGAYNGGDTAISQQVDAARTMQISHTGTHVFDTFTSNAKPEPDDSAPETNLFKILDSAIAALNIPVEGDQTKVDAFTAAIDKANRGLSNSLNNVLTVRADLGIKLDELGKLDSLGDDRALGQTQQMSNLVDVDWNSVISSYAMQQAALQASYKAFSDMQGMSLFQLNK encoded by the coding sequence ATGCGTATCAGTACTCAAATGATGTATGAGCAGAGCATGCGCGGAGTAACAAACTCCCAAAGCCTCTGGCTCAGCTATGGCGAGCAGATGTCTACCGGTAAGCGTGTAAACCGTCCATCTGATGACCCGATCGCCGCCTCGCAGGCCGTTGTGCTATCGCAGGCGCAGGCTCAAAACAGCCAGTATGCGCTGGCGCGTTCCTTCGCCACGACCAAAGTGTCGCTGGAAGAGAACGTGCTATCGCAGGTGACAACCGCGATTCAATCCGCACAGGAAAAGATTGTGAATGCGGGCAACGGCACCCTGAGTGACGATGACCGCGCCTCGCTGGCCACTAACCTGCAGGGGATCCGCGACCAGCTGATGAACCTTGCGAACAGTACCGATGGTAATGGTCGTTATATCTTTGCGGGTTACAAAACCGAGGCCGCAGCCTTTGACCAGACTACCGGGGCCTATAACGGTGGGGATACGGCAATCAGCCAGCAGGTTGACGCCGCGCGTACCATGCAAATTAGCCATACGGGCACACACGTTTTCGATACCTTTACCAGCAATGCGAAACCAGAGCCGGATGACAGTGCGCCGGAAACGAACCTGTTTAAGATTCTGGATAGCGCGATTGCTGCGCTGAATATACCCGTTGAAGGAGACCAGACCAAAGTCGATGCGTTTACCGCTGCGATCGATAAAGCCAACCGTGGCCTGAGTAACTCGCTGAACAACGTGCTCACCGTGCGTGCCGATCTGGGTATTAAGCTTGATGAGCTGGGTAAACTGGATTCGCTGGGTGATGACCGTGCGCTGGGCCAAACTCAGCAGATGAGCAACCTGGTGGACGTAGACTGGAACTCGGTGATCTCTTCGTACGCCATGCAGCAGGCGGCCCTGCAGGCCTCTTATAAAGCCTTCAGTGATATGCAGGGCATGTCTCTGTTCCAGTTGAATAAATAA
- a CDS encoding MFS transporter: MRNSRRTPSRVSRDCRRRLTVACVTESCLAAADKEPLSTMRTKVRISSTLSIRSIRFMFLSVIRYTYKRFTTGASTLARRVDEKYAHNLTEEPLMNTSTTSHVVSRWVILMLALGAGFSVASIYYAQPLLPLMGADLHLSIEGMGLVPTLTQAGYALGILFLLPLGDRHDRRTLILIKSAALALFLLGCSLTGQLHSVLLMSLLIGMAATMAQDIVPAAAILAPEGKQGKTVGTVMTGLLLGILLSRTVSGVVGEAFGWRVMYQLAAVSIAFIGAAMWAVLPRFAIHSTLSYPALMRSMEHLWRRYPALRRAALAQGFLSIAFSAFWSTLAVMLLERYHLGSAVAGGFGIAGAAGALAPPLAGGLADKLGAGKVTQLGAALVTLSFALMFLMPALGTHGQLGLIALSAVGFDLGLQSSLVAHQNLVYSLEPQARGRLNALLFTVVFIGMALGSVLGSNIYSLAGWSGVVALATVCGAIALAIRLIESARASSAQAEIM, encoded by the coding sequence GTGCGTAACAGCAGGCGAACCCCCAGCAGGGTTTCCAGAGATTGCAGGCGACGGCTCACCGTGGCCTGCGTAACAGAGAGCTGTCTGGCCGCTGCCGATAAGGAACCGCTGTCCACAATGCGCACAAAGGTGCGCATCAGTTCCACTCTGTCTATACGCTCGATACGTTTCATGTTTTTATCTGTCATACGCTATACGTATAAGCGTTTTACCACCGGAGCCTCTACCCTCGCAAGGCGCGTTGATGAAAAATACGCGCACAACCTGACTGAGGAACCTCTTATGAATACATCAACAACGTCCCACGTGGTGAGCCGCTGGGTGATTTTAATGCTGGCGCTCGGCGCCGGGTTTAGCGTCGCCTCTATTTATTACGCCCAACCGTTGCTTCCGCTGATGGGGGCCGACCTTCATCTCAGCATTGAGGGCATGGGGCTGGTTCCCACGCTGACCCAGGCAGGCTACGCGCTCGGTATTCTGTTCCTGTTACCGCTTGGCGATCGCCACGACCGCAGGACGCTGATCCTGATTAAAAGCGCGGCGCTGGCGCTATTCCTGCTGGGCTGTAGCCTGACCGGACAATTGCACTCCGTGTTACTGATGAGCCTGTTGATCGGCATGGCTGCGACCATGGCCCAGGATATCGTTCCTGCTGCGGCGATCCTCGCCCCGGAAGGTAAACAGGGTAAAACCGTCGGCACCGTGATGACGGGTCTGTTGCTGGGAATATTGTTGTCGAGAACCGTCAGCGGCGTGGTGGGTGAAGCCTTTGGCTGGCGGGTTATGTACCAACTTGCCGCCGTAAGCATTGCCTTCATCGGTGCGGCGATGTGGGCGGTACTCCCCCGCTTTGCCATTCACTCTACGTTGAGCTATCCGGCACTGATGCGCTCAATGGAGCACCTGTGGCGTCGTTACCCGGCGCTGCGTCGTGCGGCGCTGGCCCAGGGTTTTCTGTCGATTGCCTTTAGTGCATTCTGGTCGACCCTTGCCGTTATGCTGCTGGAACGTTATCACCTCGGTAGCGCCGTGGCGGGCGGTTTTGGTATTGCGGGTGCCGCTGGTGCGTTAGCCCCCCCGCTGGCCGGTGGTCTTGCAGATAAACTGGGTGCTGGAAAAGTGACTCAGTTAGGGGCCGCGCTCGTGACCCTCTCATTTGCGCTGATGTTCCTGATGCCAGCGTTGGGTACGCACGGCCAGCTTGGCCTGATTGCACTCTCTGCCGTAGGTTTTGACCTGGGTTTACAGTCAAGCCTGGTCGCACACCAGAATCTGGTGTACAGCCTGGAGCCTCAGGCTCGTGGACGTCTCAATGCCCTGCTGTTCACGGTGGTCTTTATCGGCATGGCGTTAGGTTCGGTGTTAGGGAGCAATATTTATAGCCTGGCGGGCTGGTCTGGCGTGGTCGCGCTGGCGACGGTGTGTGGTGCGATTGCGCTGGCGATCCGTCTTATCGAAAGCGCCCGCGCATCGTCAGCTCAGGCAGAGATAATGTAA
- a CDS encoding LysR family transcriptional regulator: MDSGSLSAAARQLSVTQATVSRRLQSLETLLGVRLLLRTTHAIKLTDDGERCYQHARRVIDSWLALEDEVGQTEDEPVGVLRVRAPHAFGQDQLLKPLTAFLQRYPHLSVEWMLNDKSVDFLSDNIDCAIRVGAEVDPATVSVLLAEVPRSVVASPQLLAHFPEVKTADDLQALPWVAISTFYQRHVELYEGTSLQPKRIAITPRLSTDSLHVARNSALTGLGVAVVSSWTVQEDIAQGRLVHLLPEWQPAALPVHLVYPWSRYYPARLRRFLEMMKQVMPGIAGMRKPAKEK, translated from the coding sequence GTGGACAGCGGTTCCTTATCGGCAGCGGCCAGACAGCTCTCTGTTACGCAGGCCACGGTGAGCCGTCGCCTGCAATCTCTGGAAACCCTGCTGGGGGTTCGCCTGCTGTTACGCACGACACACGCCATAAAGCTCACTGACGACGGTGAGCGCTGTTATCAGCATGCCAGACGGGTGATTGACAGCTGGCTGGCGCTGGAAGATGAAGTGGGACAAACGGAAGATGAGCCGGTTGGCGTATTGCGGGTACGGGCGCCTCATGCCTTCGGACAGGATCAGCTCCTGAAACCTCTGACGGCGTTTTTACAGCGTTATCCGCACCTGTCCGTCGAATGGATGCTGAATGATAAGTCGGTTGATTTTCTGAGCGACAATATTGACTGTGCTATCCGCGTTGGGGCAGAGGTCGATCCGGCGACGGTGTCCGTGTTGCTGGCTGAAGTGCCGCGATCGGTGGTGGCATCTCCGCAATTGCTGGCGCATTTTCCCGAAGTCAAAACGGCGGATGATTTGCAGGCGCTTCCGTGGGTCGCCATCAGCACGTTTTACCAGCGGCACGTGGAGCTCTATGAGGGGACATCGTTACAGCCGAAACGGATTGCCATTACCCCACGGCTAAGCACCGACAGTCTGCATGTGGCCCGCAATAGTGCTCTGACAGGCCTGGGAGTGGCAGTGGTTTCAAGCTGGACGGTACAAGAGGATATCGCGCAGGGACGTTTAGTACATCTGCTACCGGAATGGCAACCCGCGGCACTGCCTGTCCATCTGGTTTACCCCTGGTCTCGCTATTATCCGGCACGTTTGCGGCGATTTCTGGAAATGATGAAGCAGGTTATGCCGGGCATCGCCGGCATGAGAAAGCCGGCAAAAGAGAAATAA
- the rne gene encoding ribonuclease E, whose translation MKRMLINATQQEELRVALVDGQRLYDLDIESPGHEQKKANIYKGKITRIEPSLEAAFVDYGAERHGFLPLKEIAREYFPANYNAHGRPNIKDVLREGQEVIVQIDKEERGNKGAALTTFISLAGSYLVLMPNNPRAGGISRRIEGDDRTELKEALASLELPDGMGLIVRTAGVGKSAEALQWDLSFRLKHWEAIKKAAESRPAPFLIHQESNVIVRAFRDYLRQDIGEILIDNPKVLELARQHIAALGRPDFTSKIKLYTGEIPLFSHYQIESQIESAFQREVRLPSGGSIVIDTTEALTAIDINSARATRGGDIEETAFNTNLEAADEIARQLRLRDLGGLIVIDFIDMTPVRHQRAVENRLREAVRQDRARIQISHISRFGLLEMSRQRLSPSLGESSHHVCPRCSGTGTVRDNESLSLSILRLIEEEALKENTKEVHAIVPVPVASYLLNEKRTAVSAIEARQGGVRCIIVPNDQMQTPHYHVLRVRKGEETTTLSYLLPKLHEEEMAMPSDEEPAERKLPEQPALATFIMPEAPPEMAMEKTVAKPAVQKPAPEAAKAQPQQPGLLSRLFGALKKLFAGEDVQPEQPKEAPKEAKPERQQDRRKRQNNRRDRNDRNDRSDRNDRNERNERNERRDNRSDNNEGREQREDNRRNRRDKQQQNVEDREIRQQAGDESEKSKQRDEQQPRRERNRRRNDDKRQAQQEVKSLNREEPVEQQDTEQEERTQVMPRRKQRQLSQKVRFDEQPAEEIVNTVADVGETAPGTQLAKVDLPAVVENNAEQDENGEGRDNAGMPRRSRRSPRHLRVSGQRRRRYRDERYPTQSPMPLTVACASPEMASGKVWIRYPVARPEQAVEEQVVNEEVIAPGATVEAVVTEAATVVEPQAVEAVEVETTHPEVIAAPVDAAPQLIAEEDSVVVKQVVEEAQPAAMVEETPETVVETVAEEEVQDIAIDVEPVREAPEVKPEPVVAAPVPAHNAPQQKAPVHNAPAHVATAPMTRAPAPEYIAEAPRQSDWVRPDFNFDGKGSAGGHSASHQATAPATRPQSVD comes from the coding sequence ATGAAAAGAATGTTAATCAACGCAACTCAGCAAGAAGAGTTGCGTGTCGCCCTTGTGGATGGGCAGCGCCTGTACGATCTGGATATCGAAAGTCCTGGACACGAACAGAAAAAAGCGAACATTTACAAAGGCAAAATCACCCGCATTGAACCAAGCCTTGAAGCTGCATTTGTTGATTACGGTGCCGAGCGTCACGGTTTCCTCCCTCTGAAAGAAATCGCCCGCGAATATTTCCCTGCAAATTATAACGCTCACGGCCGTCCGAACATCAAAGATGTTCTGCGCGAAGGCCAGGAAGTTATTGTACAGATTGATAAAGAAGAGCGCGGCAACAAAGGCGCCGCCCTCACCACCTTTATCAGCCTGGCGGGGAGCTACCTGGTTCTGATGCCTAACAACCCGCGTGCGGGGGGGATCTCACGCCGTATCGAAGGTGATGACCGTACCGAGCTGAAAGAAGCGCTGGCAAGCCTTGAGCTGCCGGACGGCATGGGGCTTATCGTGCGCACCGCAGGCGTAGGCAAATCTGCCGAAGCGCTGCAGTGGGACTTAAGCTTTCGCCTCAAGCACTGGGAAGCGATCAAAAAAGCAGCAGAAAGCCGCCCTGCGCCGTTCCTGATCCACCAGGAAAGTAACGTTATCGTACGTGCCTTCCGCGACTATCTGCGTCAGGATATCGGCGAAATTCTGATTGATAACCCGAAAGTGCTCGAGCTGGCGCGCCAGCACATCGCCGCGCTGGGTCGTCCGGATTTCACCAGCAAAATCAAGCTGTACACGGGTGAAATCCCGCTATTCAGCCACTATCAGATTGAATCGCAGATTGAGTCTGCCTTCCAGCGTGAAGTGCGTCTGCCGTCCGGCGGTTCTATCGTTATCGATACCACTGAAGCGCTGACTGCTATCGACATCAACTCCGCACGTGCCACGCGTGGAGGCGATATCGAAGAAACGGCCTTTAACACCAACCTTGAAGCCGCAGATGAAATCGCCCGTCAGCTCCGCCTGCGCGACCTGGGTGGTCTGATTGTCATCGACTTCATCGACATGACCCCTGTTCGTCACCAGCGTGCGGTAGAAAACCGTCTGCGCGAAGCGGTACGTCAGGACCGGGCACGCATTCAGATCAGCCATATTTCACGTTTTGGCCTGCTGGAGATGTCCCGTCAGCGTCTTAGCCCGTCCCTGGGTGAGTCCAGCCATCACGTCTGTCCGCGCTGTTCCGGTACCGGTACGGTGCGCGATAACGAATCGCTCTCTCTCTCCATTCTGCGTCTGATTGAAGAAGAAGCGCTGAAAGAGAACACCAAAGAGGTTCACGCCATTGTGCCGGTGCCTGTTGCCTCTTATTTGCTAAACGAAAAACGTACAGCCGTGAGTGCAATCGAAGCGCGACAGGGCGGCGTTCGCTGCATCATCGTGCCAAACGATCAGATGCAAACTCCGCACTACCATGTGCTGCGCGTGCGTAAAGGTGAAGAGACCACAACGCTCAGCTACCTGCTGCCGAAACTGCATGAAGAAGAGATGGCAATGCCATCCGATGAAGAGCCTGCCGAGCGTAAACTGCCTGAACAGCCTGCATTAGCGACCTTCATCATGCCGGAAGCACCGCCGGAGATGGCGATGGAAAAAACCGTCGCTAAACCTGCTGTACAAAAACCAGCACCAGAGGCGGCGAAAGCACAACCGCAACAACCGGGCCTCCTGAGCCGTTTGTTCGGTGCGCTGAAGAAGCTGTTTGCGGGCGAAGACGTTCAGCCGGAGCAACCAAAAGAAGCCCCGAAAGAAGCGAAGCCAGAGCGCCAGCAGGATCGTCGTAAACGCCAGAACAACCGTCGCGATCGTAATGACCGTAATGACCGTAGCGATCGTAATGACCGCAACGAACGTAACGAGCGTAATGAGCGCCGTGACAACCGTTCTGACAATAACGAAGGCCGTGAGCAACGCGAAGACAACCGTCGCAACCGTCGTGATAAACAACAGCAAAATGTTGAAGATCGCGAAATTCGCCAGCAGGCGGGTGACGAGTCTGAGAAAAGCAAACAGCGCGACGAGCAGCAGCCTCGCCGTGAACGTAATCGTCGCCGTAACGACGATAAGCGTCAGGCGCAGCAGGAAGTTAAGAGCCTGAACCGCGAAGAACCTGTTGAACAGCAGGACACTGAGCAGGAAGAACGTACTCAGGTGATGCCGCGTCGCAAGCAGCGCCAGCTGTCACAGAAAGTCCGCTTCGATGAACAGCCAGCAGAAGAGATCGTGAATACCGTTGCTGACGTCGGTGAAACCGCACCGGGCACCCAACTGGCAAAAGTTGACCTGCCTGCGGTAGTCGAAAATAACGCTGAGCAGGATGAAAACGGTGAAGGCCGTGATAACGCAGGTATGCCGCGTCGTTCACGCCGTTCTCCGCGCCATCTACGCGTCAGCGGACAGCGTCGTCGTCGCTACCGCGATGAGCGTTATCCGACTCAGTCTCCCATGCCGTTAACCGTGGCGTGCGCGTCGCCGGAAATGGCATCCGGTAAAGTCTGGATCCGCTACCCGGTTGCACGCCCGGAACAAGCCGTTGAAGAACAGGTTGTTAACGAAGAGGTGATTGCACCTGGAGCAACCGTTGAAGCGGTGGTGACGGAAGCCGCAACGGTGGTTGAACCTCAGGCAGTCGAAGCCGTTGAAGTAGAGACCACACATCCTGAAGTGATTGCCGCGCCGGTTGATGCCGCGCCGCAGTTGATTGCCGAAGAAGACTCCGTGGTAGTTAAACAGGTTGTTGAAGAAGCACAACCAGCCGCTATGGTCGAAGAAACGCCTGAGACTGTGGTTGAAACGGTTGCAGAAGAGGAGGTTCAGGACATCGCCATTGACGTTGAACCTGTTCGCGAAGCGCCAGAGGTGAAACCAGAGCCGGTTGTTGCCGCGCCTGTGCCAGCCCACAACGCGCCACAGCAGAAAGCGCCAGTACACAACGCGCCAGCGCACGTTGCTACTGCGCCAATGACCCGCGCGCCTGCACCTGAATATATAGCGGAAGCGCCACGTCAAAGCGACTGGGTTCGCCCTGATTTCAACTTTGATGGCAAAGGTTCTGCCGGGGGGCACAGTGCTTCGCATCAGGCAACTGCGCCTGCAACCCGTCCGCAGTCTGTCGACTAA
- the rluC gene encoding 23S rRNA pseudouridine(955/2504/2580) synthase RluC, translated as MKTETPAVKIIAIADDYAGQRIDNFLRTQLKGVPKSMIYRILRKGEVRVNKKRVKPEYKLEAGDEVRIPPVRLAEREEDVVSPKLQKVAALNEVILYEDDAILVLNKPSGTAVHGGSGLSFGVIEGLRALRPEARFLELVHRLDRDTSGVLLVAKKRSALRSLHEQLREKGMQKDYLALVRGQWQSHVKVVQAPLLKNILQSGERIVRVNQEGKASETRFKVEERFAFATLVRCSPVTGRTHQIRVHTQHAGHPIAFDDRYGDREFDKQLAGTGLSRLFLHAAALTFTHPNTGETIRIEAPLDEQLKRCLSVLRG; from the coding sequence ATGAAAACAGAGACTCCAGCCGTAAAAATAATTGCTATCGCGGATGACTACGCGGGGCAACGTATCGATAACTTTTTACGTACCCAGTTGAAAGGGGTACCTAAAAGCATGATTTATCGCATCCTGCGTAAGGGCGAGGTGCGGGTTAACAAAAAACGCGTGAAGCCAGAGTATAAGCTTGAAGCCGGTGACGAGGTGCGTATTCCCCCGGTGCGCCTTGCTGAACGTGAAGAGGACGTCGTATCACCTAAGCTACAGAAAGTTGCGGCCCTCAACGAGGTTATCCTCTATGAAGATGACGCTATTCTGGTGCTGAATAAGCCATCCGGCACGGCGGTGCATGGCGGTAGCGGTCTGAGCTTCGGCGTGATTGAAGGACTGCGCGCTTTGCGTCCGGAGGCGCGCTTCCTCGAACTGGTTCATCGTCTTGACCGCGACACGTCCGGCGTGCTGCTGGTGGCGAAAAAGCGTTCCGCGCTGCGTTCTTTGCATGAGCAACTGCGCGAAAAAGGGATGCAGAAAGATTATCTGGCGCTGGTTCGCGGACAGTGGCAATCCCATGTGAAAGTGGTGCAGGCGCCGTTGCTGAAAAATATTCTGCAAAGCGGTGAGCGTATTGTCCGCGTCAATCAGGAAGGTAAAGCATCTGAGACGCGCTTTAAAGTTGAAGAGCGCTTCGCGTTCGCTACGCTGGTTCGCTGTAGCCCGGTAACGGGGCGTACCCACCAGATCCGCGTCCATACCCAACATGCCGGACACCCTATCGCCTTTGATGACCGCTATGGCGACCGGGAGTTTGACAAGCAGTTGGCGGGGACGGGGCTGTCTCGTCTGTTCCTGCATGCGGCTGCGCTGACGTTTACGCATCCTAATACGGGCGAAACGATCCGTATTGAAGCGCCGCTTGATGAGCAGTTGAAGCGTTGTCTTAGCGTTTTGCGCGGCTGA
- a CDS encoding Maf family protein, with protein MPNLVLASTSPYRRMLLEKLGIPFDCAAPDVDETPQSGESPRHLVTRLAKEKAQSLAARYPAHLIIGSDQVCVLDGEITGKPHTEENACRQLMRARGSIVTFYTGLALYNSASGHLQTECEPFDVHFRHLSEQEIIDYVRRERPLKCAGSFKCEGLGIALFDKLDGRDPNTLVGLPLIALCQMLRREEYNPLTA; from the coding sequence ATGCCAAATCTCGTTCTTGCCTCCACCTCACCCTACCGCCGAATGTTGCTGGAAAAGCTCGGGATCCCGTTCGATTGCGCCGCCCCGGACGTCGACGAGACGCCACAGTCCGGTGAATCACCGCGTCATCTGGTGACCCGGCTGGCTAAAGAGAAAGCCCAGTCTCTTGCCGCCCGTTATCCTGCTCATTTGATTATAGGCTCCGATCAGGTTTGCGTGCTGGACGGCGAGATAACCGGCAAGCCCCACACGGAAGAAAACGCCTGTCGGCAGTTGATGCGCGCGCGTGGCAGCATCGTTACCTTCTATACCGGGCTTGCGCTTTACAACTCGGCCTCGGGCCACCTGCAAACCGAGTGTGAGCCGTTTGACGTGCACTTCCGCCATCTGAGCGAGCAAGAGATTATAGATTATGTGCGCCGGGAGCGTCCCCTGAAGTGTGCGGGCAGTTTTAAATGCGAGGGGCTGGGCATTGCACTGTTCGACAAGCTGGACGGGCGAGACCCTAACACGCTGGTGGGATTGCCGCTGATTGCGCTGTGTCAGATGCTAAGACGCGAAGAGTATAATCCGCTGACAGCGTGA
- the yceD gene encoding 23S rRNA accumulation protein YceD: protein MQKVKLPLTLDPVRTAQKRLDYEGIYSSDQAERIAESVVSVDSDVECSMSFAIDNQRLAVLTGDAKVTVTLECQRCGKPFVQHVHTTYCFSPVRSDEQAEALPEAYEPIEVNEFGEIDLLAVVEDEIILTLPVVPVHDFEHCEVSEADMVFGELPDEAQKPNPFAVLASLKRK from the coding sequence ATGCAAAAGGTAAAATTACCCCTGACTCTTGATCCGGTTCGTACGGCTCAGAAACGCCTCGATTACGAAGGAATCTATTCTTCCGATCAGGCTGAGCGTATTGCCGAATCCGTAGTCAGTGTGGACAGTGATGTAGAATGCTCCATGTCGTTCGCTATCGACAACCAGCGTCTCGCCGTTTTAACCGGTGATGCAAAGGTCACGGTAACGCTCGAGTGTCAGCGTTGCGGGAAACCGTTTGTACAGCATGTTCACACAACGTATTGTTTCAGTCCGGTTCGTTCTGACGAACAGGCTGAAGCACTCCCGGAAGCGTATGAGCCGATTGAGGTTAACGAATTCGGTGAAATCGATCTTCTGGCGGTGGTTGAAGATGAAATCATCCTCACCTTGCCAGTGGTTCCGGTGCATGATTTTGAACACTGTGAAGTGTCCGAGGCGGACATGGTCTTTGGGGAATTGCCTGATGAAGCGCAAAAACCCAATCCATTTGCCGTATTAGCCAGCTTAAAGCGTAAGTAA
- the rpmF gene encoding 50S ribosomal protein L32, with translation MAVQQNKPTRSKRGMRRSHDALTAVTSLSVDKTSGEKHLRHHITADGFYRGRKVITK, from the coding sequence ATGGCCGTACAACAGAATAAACCAACCCGTTCCAAACGTGGCATGCGTCGTTCCCATGACGCGCTGACCGCAGTTACCAGCCTGTCTGTAGACAAGACTTCTGGTGAAAAGCACCTGCGTCACCACATCACTGCTGACGGTTTCTACCGCGGCCGCAAGGTAATCACTAAGTAA
- the plsX gene encoding phosphate acyltransferase PlsX: protein MTRLTLALDVMGGDFGPSVTVPAALQALNSNSQLTLLLVGNPDTITPLLAKADFEQRSRLQIFPAQSVIASDARPSQAIRNSRGSSMRMALELVKEGRAQACVSAGNTGALMGLSKLLLKPIEGIERPALVTVLPHQQKGKTVVLDLGANVDCDSTMLAQFAVMGSVLAEDVVGINNPRVALLNIGEEETKGLDSIRDAAEILKQVPSINYIGYLEANELLTGKTDVLVCDGFTGNVTLKTMEGVVRMFLSLLKSQGNGQKRSWWLILLKRWLQKSLMRRFSHLNPDQYNGACLLGLRGIVIKSHGAANQRAFAVAIEQAVQAVQRQVPQRIAARLGSVLAKSD from the coding sequence TTGACACGTCTAACCCTGGCGTTAGATGTCATGGGGGGAGATTTTGGCCCTTCCGTGACAGTGCCTGCAGCATTGCAGGCACTGAATTCTAATTCGCAACTCACACTTCTTTTAGTCGGCAATCCCGACACAATCACGCCATTACTTGCAAAAGCTGACTTTGAACAACGTTCACGTCTGCAGATTTTTCCTGCGCAGTCAGTTATTGCCAGTGATGCCCGGCCATCGCAGGCTATTCGCAATAGCCGTGGCAGCTCTATGCGAATGGCGCTGGAGCTGGTGAAAGAAGGGCGAGCGCAGGCTTGCGTCAGCGCAGGCAATACCGGCGCGCTGATGGGGCTGTCGAAATTATTGCTCAAGCCTATTGAGGGTATTGAGCGTCCGGCGCTGGTCACGGTGTTACCGCATCAGCAAAAGGGCAAAACGGTGGTGCTTGATCTGGGTGCTAACGTCGATTGTGATAGTACAATGCTGGCTCAGTTTGCCGTAATGGGGTCGGTGCTGGCAGAAGATGTGGTCGGGATTAATAACCCCCGCGTTGCGCTTTTGAATATTGGTGAAGAAGAAACTAAGGGCCTGGACAGTATCCGCGACGCTGCGGAAATACTCAAACAGGTTCCGTCCATTAACTATATTGGTTATCTCGAAGCCAATGAGCTACTAACAGGTAAAACAGATGTCCTGGTCTGTGATGGTTTCACCGGAAACGTAACGTTAAAGACCATGGAAGGGGTTGTGAGGATGTTCCTTTCTCTGCTGAAATCGCAGGGGAATGGTCAGAAACGATCCTGGTGGCTGATTTTATTAAAGCGATGGCTACAAAAAAGCCTGATGCGGCGATTCAGTCACCTCAACCCCGACCAGTATAATGGCGCCTGTCTGTTAGGATTGCGCGGCATCGTGATTAAGAGTCATGGCGCCGCCAATCAGCGAGCATTTGCTGTCGCGATTGAACAGGCAGTGCAGGCGGTGCAGCGACAAGTTCCCCAGCGGATTGCCGCTCGCCTGGGATCTGTATTAGCTAAAAGTGACTGA
- a CDS encoding beta-ketoacyl-ACP synthase III encodes MYTKILGTGSYLPKQVRTNADLEKMVETSDEWIVTRTGIRERRIAAPDETVSSMGYEAALRAIDMAGVDKEQIGLIVVATTSATHAFPSAACQVQNMLGIKGCPAFDVAAACAGFTYALSIADQYVKSGAVKYALVIGADVLARTCDPSDRGTIIIFGDGAGAVLLGQSEKQGIISTHLHADGSYGTLLTLPNADRVNPDNPIHLTMAGNEVFKVAVTELAHIVDETLEANNLERSALDWLVPHQANLRIISATAKKLGMSMDNVVVTLDRHGNTSAASVPCAFDEAVRDGRIKRGQLVLLEAFGGGFTWGSALVRF; translated from the coding sequence ATGTATACGAAGATTTTAGGTACCGGCAGCTACCTGCCAAAACAAGTGCGTACCAACGCCGATCTTGAAAAAATGGTAGAGACGTCTGACGAGTGGATTGTCACGCGCACAGGTATCCGTGAACGTCGTATCGCCGCGCCAGACGAAACCGTGTCCTCCATGGGTTACGAAGCCGCTCTGCGCGCCATTGATATGGCCGGCGTCGATAAAGAGCAGATTGGTCTGATCGTGGTTGCGACGACGTCAGCGACGCATGCTTTCCCAAGCGCGGCGTGCCAGGTGCAGAACATGCTCGGCATTAAAGGTTGCCCGGCGTTTGACGTTGCCGCAGCCTGCGCAGGTTTCACCTATGCCCTGAGCATCGCCGATCAATATGTTAAATCCGGCGCCGTGAAATATGCGCTGGTGATTGGCGCTGACGTGCTGGCGCGTACCTGCGATCCGAGCGATCGTGGAACGATCATTATCTTTGGTGACGGTGCGGGCGCAGTGCTGCTTGGCCAGTCCGAAAAACAGGGCATCATCTCCACGCATCTGCATGCTGACGGAAGCTATGGCACGCTGCTGACGCTGCCTAACGCCGATCGCGTTAATCCGGATAACCCGATTCATCTGACGATGGCAGGGAATGAGGTGTTCAAGGTGGCGGTGACCGAGCTTGCGCACATTGTTGATGAAACGCTGGAAGCCAACAACCTTGAACGCTCTGCGCTGGACTGGCTGGTGCCGCATCAGGCTAACCTGCGCATTATCAGCGCTACCGCCAAAAAGCTGGGCATGTCGATGGATAACGTTGTGGTAACGCTGGATCGCCACGGCAACACCTCTGCGGCATCGGTACCGTGCGCATTTGACGAAGCGGTACGCGATGGACGAATCAAACGGGGCCAACTGGTCTTGCTTGAAGCCTTTGGAGGCGGGTTCACCTGGGGTTCCGCGCTGGTTCGTTTCTAG